A genomic segment from Thermus neutrinimicus encodes:
- a CDS encoding penicillin acylase family protein, whose protein sequence is MKRLLRVLAWLLGLAILAVLGVGLAAYITLRASLPQVEGRLALKGLSAPVEVGRDPGGVVRIRAQTLRDLLFAQGFVHAQERLWQMEFQRRVGQGRLSEVLGEATLAQDRFLRTFGFYRAAQGAYERLYPEEKEAVDAYVAGVNAFLQSGAPLPPEFRLLGFRPEPWTGPDVLVWAKMMSFDLSGNWEEELLRHRLLARGISPERLLELMPPYPEDAPTILQSEDLRLPLKREEAPVALLQMAPPRFLEASNNWVVAGSRTVTGKPFLANDPHLRLGAPSLWFLMALEAPGYRAIGASLPGVPGIVIGRNDRIAWGVTNVGADVQDLYLLEDVEGKGYRYKGRVVPYRVREERIPIKGGKEEVLRVRETVYGPVITDALENPPRVPMALRWVSLDEEDHILMAYLGINRAQNWQEFVAALSPYSAPSQNFVYADVDGNIGYIAPGKFPIRKEGHTGMVPVPGNGEWDWQGYRKSEEWPKVLNPKEGFLVTANNKVTPQGFPYALTHDWAEPYRAERIRELLLAKERLALEDMQAMQQDQKTLLFRDFRPVLELLNPLSERSRAFRERLLAWDGVMGQNSEEALVFALWYTELTRLPRGEVGEEFWDQPRYLLKALREGDKNCDQPETEYRESCLDFAALALERTLDRKEGLRVRSWGAVHQATFPHAVLTHTPLRRFTDRRVSFGGDRYTVNVGPFDPKTLLMSHGPSYRQIVDLAHPEASLFIHPMGQTGHFLSPHYADLLPLWARGGYLPMAFTAPGRERVLLLEPGR, encoded by the coding sequence ATGAAACGCCTCTTACGGGTTTTGGCCTGGCTTTTGGGTCTGGCCATCCTGGCGGTTTTGGGGGTGGGCTTGGCCGCCTACATCACCCTGCGGGCTTCCTTGCCCCAGGTGGAAGGGAGGCTGGCTCTGAAGGGGCTTTCCGCTCCCGTGGAGGTGGGGCGGGACCCAGGGGGGGTGGTGCGGATCCGGGCCCAGACCCTAAGGGACCTCCTCTTCGCCCAAGGATTCGTTCACGCCCAGGAAAGGCTTTGGCAGATGGAGTTCCAGCGCCGGGTGGGCCAGGGAAGGCTTTCCGAGGTGCTGGGGGAGGCCACCTTGGCCCAGGACCGTTTCCTGCGTACCTTTGGCTTTTACCGGGCGGCCCAAGGGGCCTACGAGAGGCTTTACCCTGAGGAAAAAGAGGCGGTGGATGCCTACGTGGCCGGGGTGAACGCCTTCTTGCAAAGCGGGGCACCCCTGCCCCCCGAGTTCCGCCTCCTGGGCTTCCGCCCTGAGCCCTGGACGGGCCCCGACGTCTTGGTCTGGGCCAAGATGATGAGCTTTGATCTTTCCGGGAACTGGGAGGAGGAGCTTTTGCGCCACCGCCTCTTGGCCCGCGGGATAAGCCCAGAGAGGCTACTAGAGCTCATGCCCCCTTATCCCGAGGACGCCCCCACCATCCTGCAAAGCGAGGACCTGAGGCTTCCTCTAAAGCGGGAGGAAGCCCCAGTAGCCCTACTTCAGATGGCCCCGCCGCGTTTCCTCGAGGCCAGCAACAACTGGGTGGTGGCGGGAAGCCGCACGGTCACGGGGAAACCCTTCCTGGCCAATGACCCCCACCTGCGCCTTGGGGCTCCCAGCCTCTGGTTCCTCATGGCCCTGGAAGCCCCCGGCTACCGGGCCATCGGGGCCAGCCTCCCCGGGGTTCCTGGAATCGTCATTGGGCGCAACGACCGCATCGCCTGGGGGGTTACCAACGTGGGGGCGGATGTACAGGACCTCTACCTCCTGGAGGACGTGGAGGGGAAAGGATACCGCTACAAGGGGCGGGTGGTTCCCTACCGGGTGCGGGAGGAGAGGATCCCCATCAAGGGGGGAAAGGAGGAGGTCCTTCGGGTGCGGGAGACGGTCTATGGGCCGGTGATCACCGACGCCCTAGAGAACCCTCCCCGGGTTCCCATGGCCCTTCGCTGGGTGAGCCTGGATGAGGAGGACCACATCCTCATGGCCTATCTGGGGATCAACCGGGCGCAGAACTGGCAGGAGTTCGTGGCCGCCCTAAGCCCCTACTCCGCCCCCAGCCAAAACTTCGTTTATGCCGATGTGGACGGCAATATCGGCTATATCGCCCCCGGGAAGTTCCCCATCCGCAAGGAGGGGCACACGGGCATGGTGCCGGTCCCGGGAAACGGGGAATGGGACTGGCAGGGCTACCGCAAGTCGGAGGAGTGGCCCAAGGTGCTGAACCCCAAGGAGGGCTTCCTGGTCACCGCCAACAACAAGGTCACGCCCCAGGGCTTCCCCTATGCCCTCACCCACGACTGGGCCGAACCCTACCGGGCAGAGCGCATCCGGGAGCTCCTCCTGGCCAAGGAAAGGCTTGCCCTCGAGGACATGCAGGCCATGCAACAGGACCAGAAGACCCTCCTCTTCCGGGATTTCCGGCCAGTCCTGGAGCTTCTCAACCCCCTATCCGAAAGAAGCCGGGCCTTTCGGGAAAGGCTTTTGGCCTGGGATGGGGTGATGGGCCAAAACTCGGAGGAGGCCCTGGTCTTCGCCCTCTGGTACACGGAGCTCACCCGCCTGCCGAGGGGAGAGGTGGGGGAGGAGTTCTGGGACCAGCCCCGGTATCTCCTCAAAGCCTTGCGGGAGGGGGACAAAAACTGCGACCAACCGGAAACCGAGTACCGGGAATCCTGCCTGGACTTTGCCGCCTTGGCCTTGGAGAGGACCTTGGACCGGAAGGAAGGCCTGAGGGTCCGCTCCTGGGGGGCGGTTCACCAGGCCACCTTCCCCCATGCGGTCCTCACCCACACCCCCTTGAGGCGGTTTACGGACCGCAGGGTTTCCTTTGGCGGGGACCGGTACACGGTGAACGTGGGCCCCTTTGACCCGAAAACCCTCCTCATGTCCCACGGGCCCAGCTATCGGCAGATCGTGGACCTGGCCCATCCCGAGGCCTCCCTCTTCATCCATCCCATGGGCCAGACGGGGCATTTCCTTTCCCCCCATTACGCCGACCTGTTGCCCCTTTGGGCTAGGGGAGGATACCTGCCCATGGCCTTCACCGCCCCGGGCCGGGAAAGGGTGTTGCTTTTGGAGCCTGGGCGCTAG
- a CDS encoding CDGSH iron-sulfur domain-containing protein: protein MRLVFVENGPIRLEGQRIVVRVGEREEVRKGRVSLCRCGGSGNKPFCDGTHKRIGFQAPGGELEVGD, encoded by the coding sequence ATGAGGCTGGTGTTCGTGGAAAACGGGCCCATCCGCCTGGAGGGCCAGCGCATCGTGGTGCGCGTAGGGGAGCGGGAGGAAGTGCGGAAAGGAAGGGTCTCCCTTTGCCGCTGTGGGGGCTCGGGGAACAAGCCCTTTTGCGACGGCACCCACAAGCGGATCGGCTTCCAGGCCCCGGGAGGGGAGCTGGAGGTGGGGGACTGA
- a CDS encoding aldo/keto reductase family protein, translating into MGEMHYRKLGKWGLKVSEISLGAWVTFGDVVKDKETIREIVKIAYEGGVNFFDNADVYARGLAEEVMGEVLREFPRHTLVLSTKAYWPMSEDPNDRGLSRKHLLESITQSLKRLRTEYVDLFFAHRYDPEVPMEEIVYAMHTIVERGYALYWGTSEWPAARVAEAVTFARENGLHPPVVEQPQYSMLYRERVEGEILPEAQRFGMGLVVWSPLAMGMLTGRYDQGIPPESRFARYPQFAERFLTEENRKKVLRLKEVADELGLTRTQLALAWVLRLPGITSAITGATRPEQIRESLGAAGVDLPQEALERIEAILKGEE; encoded by the coding sequence ATGGGTGAGATGCACTATCGCAAACTGGGCAAGTGGGGCCTGAAGGTCTCGGAGATCTCCCTGGGGGCCTGGGTCACCTTTGGGGATGTGGTGAAGGACAAGGAAACCATCCGGGAGATCGTCAAGATCGCCTACGAGGGCGGGGTGAACTTTTTTGACAACGCCGACGTCTACGCCCGGGGCCTGGCGGAAGAGGTGATGGGGGAGGTGCTCAGGGAGTTTCCCCGGCACACCCTGGTCCTCTCCACCAAGGCCTACTGGCCCATGTCGGAAGACCCCAACGACCGGGGCCTAAGCCGCAAGCACCTTCTGGAAAGCATCACCCAAAGCTTAAAGCGCCTAAGGACCGAGTACGTGGACCTCTTCTTCGCCCACCGCTATGACCCCGAGGTGCCCATGGAGGAGATCGTCTACGCCATGCACACCATCGTGGAAAGGGGCTACGCCCTCTACTGGGGTACCTCGGAGTGGCCCGCCGCCAGGGTTGCTGAGGCGGTGACCTTCGCCCGGGAAAACGGCCTCCACCCGCCCGTGGTGGAGCAACCCCAGTACTCCATGCTCTACCGCGAGCGGGTGGAAGGGGAGATCCTCCCCGAGGCCCAGCGATTCGGCATGGGCCTGGTGGTCTGGAGCCCCTTGGCAATGGGCATGCTCACCGGACGGTACGACCAAGGCATCCCGCCGGAAAGCCGCTTCGCCCGCTACCCCCAGTTCGCCGAGCGCTTCCTCACGGAGGAAAACCGGAAGAAGGTGCTAAGGCTCAAGGAGGTGGCGGACGAGCTGGGCCTCACCCGCACCCAGCTGGCCCTGGCCTGGGTGCTCAGGCTTCCCGGGATCACGAGCGCCATCACCGGGGCCACCCGGCCCGAGCAGATTCGCGAAAGCCTGGGGGCCGCCGGGGTGGACCTGCCCCAGGAGGCCCTGGAGCGGATTGAGGCCATCCTTAAGGGCGAGGAGTAG
- a CDS encoding FAD-binding oxidoreductase, with translation MDTLEALRRLFPGKVDTSPSERRRHGRDEGYPEEGEVLAVVYPESVADVQEALRFAREKGLAVIPFGAGTSLEGHLYPLKETLSLDFSRMNRILEVRPEDFLCVVEPGLTRKALNEALKGTGLFFPVDPGADATLGGMAATNASGTTTVRYGGMRANVLALQVVLANGEVLELGRGVRKASAGYDLKDLFLGSEGTLGIITRLTLRLQPLPEHIHTLRVFFPGVEEAALASYRVMASGLPVARLELLDELALRALNRYLQAGFPEKPALFLEFHSSTREALEAESALALSIMREAGALEVEAAKTEEERRRQWEARHQAYWALVHLFPGHRFVITDVAVPLSRLPEMVRYAQGLLEEMGLTGNILGHVGDGNFHTLVPVLPQDYPKAEAYAEALVRRALELGGTCTAEHGVGLRKKKYLPLEHGPALEWMRKLKALLDPEGLLNPGKVLDIAPSSRYS, from the coding sequence ATGGACACCCTGGAAGCCTTAAGGCGCCTTTTCCCGGGCAAGGTGGACACCTCCCCCTCCGAGCGCCGCCGGCACGGGCGGGACGAGGGGTACCCCGAGGAGGGGGAGGTCTTGGCGGTGGTCTACCCGGAAAGCGTGGCGGATGTGCAAGAGGCCTTGAGATTTGCCAGGGAGAAGGGCCTGGCGGTGATTCCCTTTGGGGCAGGGACCAGCCTCGAGGGGCACCTTTACCCCCTTAAGGAAACCTTGAGCCTAGACTTCAGCCGCATGAACCGCATCCTGGAGGTGCGCCCCGAGGACTTCCTTTGCGTGGTGGAGCCTGGCCTCACCCGCAAGGCCCTCAACGAGGCCCTTAAGGGCACGGGGCTATTCTTCCCCGTGGACCCCGGGGCCGACGCCACCTTGGGCGGCATGGCCGCCACCAATGCCAGCGGCACCACCACGGTGCGCTACGGGGGGATGCGGGCCAATGTTTTGGCCCTCCAGGTGGTCTTGGCCAACGGGGAGGTATTGGAACTGGGCCGGGGGGTGCGTAAGGCCAGCGCTGGCTACGACCTAAAGGACCTCTTCCTCGGTTCGGAGGGGACCTTGGGCATCATCACCCGCCTCACCCTTAGGCTCCAGCCCCTGCCCGAACACATCCACACCTTAAGGGTTTTCTTCCCCGGGGTGGAGGAGGCCGCCTTGGCCAGCTACCGGGTGATGGCCAGCGGGCTTCCCGTGGCCCGGCTGGAGCTACTGGACGAGCTGGCCCTCAGGGCCCTAAACCGCTACCTACAAGCGGGCTTTCCCGAGAAGCCGGCCCTCTTTCTGGAGTTTCACTCCTCCACCCGGGAGGCCCTGGAGGCGGAAAGCGCCCTGGCCCTTAGCATCATGCGAGAGGCAGGGGCTTTGGAGGTGGAGGCCGCCAAGACCGAGGAGGAGCGCAGACGCCAGTGGGAGGCCCGCCACCAGGCCTACTGGGCCTTGGTGCACCTCTTCCCCGGCCACCGCTTCGTGATCACCGATGTGGCCGTTCCCCTCTCCCGCCTACCCGAGATGGTGCGCTACGCCCAAGGGCTCCTTGAGGAGATGGGCCTTACGGGCAACATCCTGGGCCACGTGGGGGATGGAAACTTCCACACCTTAGTCCCCGTCCTCCCCCAGGACTACCCCAAGGCGGAGGCCTACGCCGAGGCCCTGGTGCGAAGGGCCTTGGAGCTTGGGGGTACCTGTACCGCGGAGCACGGGGTGGGCCTGAGGAAGAAGAAGTACCTGCCCCTAGAGCACGGGCCTGCCCTGGAGTGGATGCGAAAACTAAAGGCCCTCCTCGACCCCGAGGGGCTCCTGAACCCGGGCAAGGTGCTTGACATAGCCCCTTCTTCCCGCTATAGTTAA
- a CDS encoding 4a-hydroxytetrahydrobiopterin dehydratase: protein MDWEIQQDPERLVKTFRFANFQEALAFVQRVGELAEAQNHHPRLTLEWGRVTVEWWTHSAGGITEKDREMARLTDLLLG, encoded by the coding sequence ATGGACTGGGAGATCCAACAAGACCCTGAGCGCCTGGTTAAGACCTTCCGCTTTGCCAACTTCCAAGAGGCCCTGGCCTTCGTCCAGCGGGTGGGGGAGCTGGCGGAGGCCCAAAACCACCACCCCCGGCTTACCCTGGAGTGGGGTCGGGTGACGGTGGAGTGGTGGACCCATAGCGCCGGGGGCATCACCGAGAAGGACCGGGAGATGGCCCGCCTCACCGACCTTCTCCTGGGGTAG
- a CDS encoding acyl-CoA thioesterase: MEARTLELVFPEHTNPLGAAFGGFVLGLMDKVGSYAAARRARKPVVTVAVSSVEFKVPIRTGDLLEVVAKVIRVGRTSLTVEVEVYKERFGQENGRVLATKGELTYVAVNEKGQPVPVD, from the coding sequence ATGGAAGCACGCACCCTAGAGCTGGTCTTCCCCGAGCACACCAATCCCTTGGGTGCCGCCTTCGGCGGCTTCGTGCTGGGCCTCATGGACAAGGTGGGTTCCTACGCCGCCGCCAGGAGGGCCAGAAAACCCGTGGTGACCGTGGCGGTGAGCAGCGTGGAGTTTAAGGTGCCCATCCGCACCGGGGACCTGTTGGAGGTGGTGGCCAAGGTGATACGGGTGGGGCGCACCTCCTTGACCGTGGAGGTGGAGGTCTACAAGGAGCGCTTCGGCCAGGAGAACGGCCGGGTGCTGGCCACCAAGGGGGAACTCACCTACGTGGCCGTGAACGAGAAGGGCCAGCCCGTGCCCGTGGACTGA
- the mutM gene encoding DNA-formamidopyrimidine glycosylase, whose product MPELPEVENTRRKLLPLFLGKRLLAIQHQDPLRYRNTERALGQRVEDLCRRGKFLLFGLTEGWEMVVHLGMTGGFRLEETPHARVVFRLEDQEVFFHDPRRFGRIWVVKKGDYREIPLLLRLGPEPLSQDFRFPEFWLGLKGSQKPLKALLLDQRLAAGVGNIYADEALFRARLSPFRRGRDLSQGEAERLFAAIRTVLAEATALGGSTLSDRTYQQPDGLPGSFQLRHAVYGRTGLPCPVCGEPIARKTLGGRGTHFCPRCQGA is encoded by the coding sequence ATGCCCGAGCTACCCGAGGTGGAAAACACCAGGAGGAAGCTTCTTCCCCTTTTCCTGGGGAAGAGGCTTCTTGCGATCCAGCACCAAGATCCCCTTCGCTACCGGAACACGGAGCGGGCCCTTGGCCAACGGGTGGAGGACCTCTGCCGCCGGGGTAAGTTCCTCCTCTTTGGCCTCACGGAGGGGTGGGAGATGGTGGTCCACCTGGGCATGACGGGGGGCTTCCGCCTGGAGGAAACCCCCCACGCCCGGGTGGTCTTCCGCCTCGAGGACCAGGAGGTCTTCTTCCACGACCCCCGGCGCTTTGGCCGGATCTGGGTGGTGAAAAAGGGGGATTACCGGGAGATCCCCCTTCTCCTCCGCCTGGGCCCCGAGCCCCTTTCCCAGGATTTTCGGTTCCCCGAGTTCTGGCTGGGGCTAAAGGGAAGCCAGAAGCCCCTTAAGGCCCTCCTCCTGGACCAGCGCCTGGCGGCTGGGGTGGGGAACATCTACGCCGACGAGGCCCTTTTTAGGGCCCGCCTCTCCCCCTTTCGCCGGGGGCGGGACCTCAGCCAAGGGGAAGCCGAACGGCTTTTTGCCGCCATCCGCACCGTGTTGGCCGAGGCCACCGCCCTAGGGGGAAGCACCCTTTCCGACCGCACCTACCAGCAACCCGATGGCCTTCCGGGAAGCTTCCAGCTACGCCACGCCGTCTATGGCCGCACGGGGCTCCCCTGCCCGGTTTGCGGGGAACCCATCGCCAGAAAGACGCTGGGGGGACGGGGCACCCACTTCTGCCCCCGGTGCCAGGGAGCCTAG